Proteins encoded within one genomic window of Komagataella phaffii GS115 chromosome 3, complete sequence:
- a CDS encoding Cytoplasmic and mitochondrial glycyl-tRNA synthase: MTSQETTAFTFSREKLESVLKRRFFFAPAFEIYGGVSGLYDYGPPGCAFQANIVDVWRKHFILEEDMLEVDCTMLTPLEVLKTSGHVDKFSDWMCRDLKTGEIFRADHLIEEVLEARLKGDQEARGQVVSEGKSDDKKRKKKVKEIKAIKLDDDVKEEYEQILAKIDGYSGEEMGELIVKHNIGNPATGDPLEPPIEFNLMFETAIGPSGNLKGFLRPETAQGQFLNFSKLYDFNNEKMPFASASIGKSFRNEISPRAGLLRVREFLMAEIEHFVDPEDKSHSKFDLVKDIKLNFLSKSTQIEGKTECAIKSIGEAVSEKMVDNETLGYFIARIYQFLITIGVDPSRLRFRQHMDNEMAHYAQDCWDAELLTSYGWIECVGCADRSAYDLSVHAARTNEKLCVREKLPEPITVDRLEIDIEKKKFGPKFRKNAGAVEKWLLARTECELETLQKDLSTDGKILVEIPGIEEKIELDDSLIHIERRTRTEHIREYTPNVIEPSFGIGRIIYSIFEHAFYPRPDDADRCVLKLPPIVAPTKVLLVPLQTNAEFKPIVKEISQVLRKEKIPFKVDDSGASIGKRYARNDELGTPFGITIDFDTIADGTVTLRERDSTTQVRGSVADIVKAIKTITYDGLSWETGTKDLKPFESKSEE, encoded by the coding sequence ATGACATCGCAAGAGACAACAGCTTTcactttttcaagagaGAAGTTGGAAAGTGTTTTGAAACGAAGATTCTTCTTCGCACcagcttttgaaatttaTGGTGGTGTTTCTGGTCTTTATGATTATGGTCCTCCAGGATGTGCCTTTCAGGCCAATATCGTTGATGTTTGGAGAAAACACTTCATTTTAGAAGAAGATATGCTGGAAGTTGACTGTACCATGCTGACTCCGTTGGAAGTCTTGAAGACATCTGGCCATGTTGATAAATTTTCAGACTGGATGTgcagagatttgaaaactggAGAAATTTTCAGAGCTGATCATTTGATTGaggaagttttggaagctAGATTAAAGGGTGACCAAGAGGCTAGAGGTCAGGTTGTCTCTGAGGGAAAATCAGACGataagaagagaaagaagaaggtcaaGGAAATCAAGGCTATCAAACTGGACGATGATGTAAAGGAAGAGTATGAACAGATTTTGGCTAAAATCGATGGCTATTCTGGTGAAGAAATGGGTGAATTGATAGTCAAGCACAATATAGGGAACCCTGCTACCGGTGACCCATTGGAACCCCCAATTGAGTTCAACCTAATGTTTGAAACCGCTATTGGTCCATCCGGTAACCTGAAAGGTTTCTTGCGTCCAGAGACTGCTCAAGGTcagttcttgaactttAGCAAGTTGTACGACTTCAACAATGAGAAAATGCCCTTCGCCTCTGCTTCCATTGGTAAGTCATttagaaatgaaatttctcCTAGAGCAGGGCTGCTTAGAGTAAGAGAATTTTTGATGGCAGAAATTGAGCACTTCGTGGATCCAGAAGACAAATCTCATTCCAAGTTCGATCTCGTCAAGGATATCAAGTTAAACTTTTTATCTAAATCTACTCAGATTGAAGGTAAGACAGAATGCGCCATCAAGTCCATTGGTGAGGCTGTTTCTGAAAAGATGGTTGACAATGAAACTTTGGGTTATTTTATTGCTAGAATCTACCAGTTCTTAATTACTATTGGTGTCGATCCTTCTAGACTGAGATTTAGACAACATATGGACAATGAGATGGCACATTACGCTCAAGACTGCTGGGATGCGGAACTGCTTACCTCTTACGGCTGGATTGAATGCGTAGGTTGTGCTGATCGTTCCGCTTATGACTTATCCGTACATGCTGCAAGGACTAATGAAAAGCTCTGTGTCAGAGAGAAGCTTCCGGAACCAATTACTGTTGACAGACTGGAGATTGAtattgagaagaaaaaatttggGCCAAAGTTCAGAAAGAATGCAGGCgctgttgaaaaatggttGCTTGCTAGAACTGAGTGTGAACTAGAAACTCTACAGAAAGATTTGTCGACAGATGGTAAAATTCTGGTTGAAATACCAGGTattgaagagaagattgAGTTGGATGATTCACTGATTCATATTGAAAGAAGGACTAGAACTGAACATATCAGAGAGTACACTCCTAACGTGATCGAACCTTCATTCGGTATTGGACGTATAATCTATTCTATTTTTGAGCATGCTTTCTACCCACGTCCCGATGATGCTGACAGGTGTGTGTTGAAGTTGCCACCCATTGTAGCCCCAACCAAAGTGTTGCTTGTTCCCTTGCAAACCAATGCCGAGTTCAAGCCCATTGTGAAGGAAATCTCCCAAGTTTTACgtaaagaaaagattcctttcaaagttgatgattCTGGGGCATCGATCGGTAAGAGATATGCTAGAAACGATGAGCTCGGTACACCATTTGGTATCACTATCGATTTTGATACCATCGCTGACGGAACGGTTACTCtgagagaaagagattcGACCACTCAAGTCAGAGGCAGCGTCGCAGATATCGTAAAGGCTATCAAGACTATTACATACGATGGTTTATCCTGGGAAACTGGCACCAAAGATTTAAAACCTTTTGAGAGTAAATCTGAGGAATAG